The Lepisosteus oculatus isolate fLepOcu1 chromosome 4, fLepOcu1.hap2, whole genome shotgun sequence genome window below encodes:
- the LOC138238144 gene encoding cardiotrophin-1-like isoform X2 — MEVERGVSIRVLYPDLAQYAPLEPSVQDMLEKSHSLTVLLLTHCRDLLLEYRRWQGPPFLDQSFSPPPFACPGCPPLLPAELRRSPLSAPERLRESHAAHRVLAARLLRVQRWQGELNPRALRLHRLLGEVGSRLGLLASNLAGALGLPDSPGLPEEEEEEEEEEEYARKLAGLSVCQAVLSWLEETERDLRSLASPPAPQP; from the exons ATGGAAGTCGAGCGGGGTGTGTCGATTCGTGTTTTGT ACCCAGACCTGGCCCAGTACGCCCCTCTCGAACCCAGTgtccaggacatgctggagaAGTCCCacagtctgacagtgctgctgctgACCCACTGTAGGGATCTTCTGCTGGAATAT CGGCGGTGGCAGGGACCCCCGTTCCTGGACCAGAgcttctctcctcctcccttcgCCTGCCCCGGCTGCCCCCCCCTGCTGCCGGCGGAGCTGCGGCGGAGCCCCCTGTCGGCCCCGGAGCGGCTGCGGGAGAGCCACGCCGCGCACCGCGTCCTGGCCGCGCGCCTGCTGCGGGTGCAGCGCTGGCAGGGCGAGCTCAACCCCCGGGCCCTGCGCCTCCACCGCCTGCTGGGGGAGGTGGGCAGCCGGCTCGGCCTCCTGGCGTCCAACCTGGCCGGCGCGCTGGGGCTGCCCGACTCGCCGGGCCtgccggaggaggaggaggaggaggaggaggaggaggagtacgcCCGCAAGCTGGCCGGCTTGAGCGTCTGCCAGGCGGTCCTCAGCTGGCTGGAGGAGACGGAGAGGGACCTGCGCAGCCTGGCGTCCCCCCCGGCCCCGCAGCCCTGA
- the LOC138238144 gene encoding cardiotrophin-1-like isoform X4, translating into MEVERDPDLAQYAPLEPSVQDMLEKSHSLTVLLLTHCRDLLLEYRRWQGPPFLDQSFSPPPFACPGCPPLLPAELRRSPLSAPERLRESHAAHRVLAARLLRVQRWQGELNPRALRLHRLLGEVGSRLGLLASNLAGALGLPDSPGLPEEEEEEEEEEEYARKLAGLSVCQAVLSWLEETERDLRSLASPPAPQP; encoded by the exons ATGGAAGTCGAGCGGG ACCCAGACCTGGCCCAGTACGCCCCTCTCGAACCCAGTgtccaggacatgctggagaAGTCCCacagtctgacagtgctgctgctgACCCACTGTAGGGATCTTCTGCTGGAATAT CGGCGGTGGCAGGGACCCCCGTTCCTGGACCAGAgcttctctcctcctcccttcgCCTGCCCCGGCTGCCCCCCCCTGCTGCCGGCGGAGCTGCGGCGGAGCCCCCTGTCGGCCCCGGAGCGGCTGCGGGAGAGCCACGCCGCGCACCGCGTCCTGGCCGCGCGCCTGCTGCGGGTGCAGCGCTGGCAGGGCGAGCTCAACCCCCGGGCCCTGCGCCTCCACCGCCTGCTGGGGGAGGTGGGCAGCCGGCTCGGCCTCCTGGCGTCCAACCTGGCCGGCGCGCTGGGGCTGCCCGACTCGCCGGGCCtgccggaggaggaggaggaggaggaggaggaggaggagtacgcCCGCAAGCTGGCCGGCTTGAGCGTCTGCCAGGCGGTCCTCAGCTGGCTGGAGGAGACGGAGAGGGACCTGCGCAGCCTGGCGTCCCCCCCGGCCCCGCAGCCCTGA
- the LOC138238144 gene encoding cardiotrophin-1-like isoform X1, with translation MEVERGVSIRVLSDPDLAQYAPLEPSVQDMLEKSHSLTVLLLTHCRDLLLEYRRWQGPPFLDQSFSPPPFACPGCPPLLPAELRRSPLSAPERLRESHAAHRVLAARLLRVQRWQGELNPRALRLHRLLGEVGSRLGLLASNLAGALGLPDSPGLPEEEEEEEEEEEYARKLAGLSVCQAVLSWLEETERDLRSLASPPAPQP, from the exons ATGGAAGTCGAGCGGGGTGTGTCGATTCGTGTTTTGT CAGACCCAGACCTGGCCCAGTACGCCCCTCTCGAACCCAGTgtccaggacatgctggagaAGTCCCacagtctgacagtgctgctgctgACCCACTGTAGGGATCTTCTGCTGGAATAT CGGCGGTGGCAGGGACCCCCGTTCCTGGACCAGAgcttctctcctcctcccttcgCCTGCCCCGGCTGCCCCCCCCTGCTGCCGGCGGAGCTGCGGCGGAGCCCCCTGTCGGCCCCGGAGCGGCTGCGGGAGAGCCACGCCGCGCACCGCGTCCTGGCCGCGCGCCTGCTGCGGGTGCAGCGCTGGCAGGGCGAGCTCAACCCCCGGGCCCTGCGCCTCCACCGCCTGCTGGGGGAGGTGGGCAGCCGGCTCGGCCTCCTGGCGTCCAACCTGGCCGGCGCGCTGGGGCTGCCCGACTCGCCGGGCCtgccggaggaggaggaggaggaggaggaggaggaggagtacgcCCGCAAGCTGGCCGGCTTGAGCGTCTGCCAGGCGGTCCTCAGCTGGCTGGAGGAGACGGAGAGGGACCTGCGCAGCCTGGCGTCCCCCCCGGCCCCGCAGCCCTGA
- the LOC138238144 gene encoding cardiotrophin-1-like isoform X3: MEVERADPDLAQYAPLEPSVQDMLEKSHSLTVLLLTHCRDLLLEYRRWQGPPFLDQSFSPPPFACPGCPPLLPAELRRSPLSAPERLRESHAAHRVLAARLLRVQRWQGELNPRALRLHRLLGEVGSRLGLLASNLAGALGLPDSPGLPEEEEEEEEEEEYARKLAGLSVCQAVLSWLEETERDLRSLASPPAPQP; this comes from the exons ATGGAAGTCGAGCGGG CAGACCCAGACCTGGCCCAGTACGCCCCTCTCGAACCCAGTgtccaggacatgctggagaAGTCCCacagtctgacagtgctgctgctgACCCACTGTAGGGATCTTCTGCTGGAATAT CGGCGGTGGCAGGGACCCCCGTTCCTGGACCAGAgcttctctcctcctcccttcgCCTGCCCCGGCTGCCCCCCCCTGCTGCCGGCGGAGCTGCGGCGGAGCCCCCTGTCGGCCCCGGAGCGGCTGCGGGAGAGCCACGCCGCGCACCGCGTCCTGGCCGCGCGCCTGCTGCGGGTGCAGCGCTGGCAGGGCGAGCTCAACCCCCGGGCCCTGCGCCTCCACCGCCTGCTGGGGGAGGTGGGCAGCCGGCTCGGCCTCCTGGCGTCCAACCTGGCCGGCGCGCTGGGGCTGCCCGACTCGCCGGGCCtgccggaggaggaggaggaggaggaggaggaggaggagtacgcCCGCAAGCTGGCCGGCTTGAGCGTCTGCCAGGCGGTCCTCAGCTGGCTGGAGGAGACGGAGAGGGACCTGCGCAGCCTGGCGTCCCCCCCGGCCCCGCAGCCCTGA